In Daphnia magna isolate NIES linkage group LG5, ASM2063170v1.1, whole genome shotgun sequence, a single genomic region encodes these proteins:
- the LOC116923407 gene encoding lachesin, whose product MTTDFLVVCLLLFTTYPVSGHLEPEFVDAVQNITVPVGRDVKFSCHVRHLGTSYKVAWIHFERSAILTVHSQVITRNPRVGVSHENHRTWHLHLNDVQETDRGRYLCQINTAQAKTQSAYLNIVVPPTIEDSASSSDVIVREGSDLSLTCQARGSPTPSVKWRREDGRKISTNKSFSSTEVEGSSLELQKISRLDMGVYLCIASNGVPPTVSKRIYVSVDFPPMVWVPQQLVGSPLGATVTIECWLEAHPAALHYWARPDGQVLHDPTKYRIESINGVTAAVPQQHMNATWPSYTVSSNNGFHDKKKNVAGDAPFATPNMNPSSYMTHLKLTIRHLTVRDYGPYRCVAKNPRGETDGTIKIYQTDRTGHLVKTVQNTGDTTKINILTSTESAEDLQTDKQVANGNNGGIKNMSNAPRDSGTNPRPISRQKEASSSCPGTTVVRFWLPFLAGLASQLCVHSISSSLGR is encoded by the exons TCAGCGGCCACTTGGAACCGGAATTCGTGGACGCAGTTCAGAACATCACGGTGCCCGTCGGTCGGGACGTCAAGTTCTCCTGTCACGTTCGACACTTGGGCACCAGTTACAAA GTGGCATGGATTCACTTCGAACGATCGGCTATTTTAACGGTTCACAGTCAAGTGATAACACGAAATCCTCGAGTGGGAG TGTCACATGAAAATCATCGGACGTGGCATTTGCACCTCAACGATGTCCAGGAAACCGACAGGGGTCGTTATCTTTGCCAAATCAACACAGCCCAGGCCAAAACTCAATCTGCTTATTTGAATATCGTCG TCCCGCCGACGATCGAAGACAGCGCCAGCAGCTCGGACGTGATTGTGCGCGAAGGTAGCGACCTAAGCCTCACCTGTCAGGCTCGCGGGTCCCCAACGCCGTCGGTCAAGTGGCGCCGAGAGGACGGCCGTAAAATCTCAACCAACAAGAGCTTCTCTA GCACGGAAGTGGAAGGCTCGAGCTTGGAACTCCAGAAAATCAGTCGGCTGGATATGGGAGTCTACCTCTGCATCGCCTCTAACGGTGTGCCCCCAACGGTCAGCAAGAGGATCTATGTCAGCGTCGATT TTCCGCCAATGGTTTGGGTACCTCAACAGCTAGTGGGTTCTCCGCTGGGCGCAACTGTGACCATCGAATGTTGGCTGGAAGCTCATCCGGCTGCGCTGCACTATTGGGCACGACCGGACGGCCAGGTGCTTCACGATCCGACCAAGTACAGGATCGAAAGTATTAACGGTGTCACGGCGGCAGTGCCGCAGCAGCACATGAACGCCACCTGGCCATCCTACACCGTCTCGTCCAACAATGGATTTCACGACAAGAAGA AAAATGTTGCCGGTGATGCCCCGTTTGCGACACCCAACATGAACCCATCGTCCTACATGACCCATCTGAAATTAACCATTCGCCATTTGACTGTGCGTGATTACGGACC GTATCGTTGCGTCGCCAAGAATCCACGAGGAGAGACGGACGGAACCATCAAGATCTACC AAACTGATCGGACGGGTCACCTGGTCAAAACCGTTCAGAACACTGGGGACACAaccaaaattaatattttgacAAGCACGG AATCGGCTGAAGACTTGCAGACGGACAAGCAGGTGGCCAACGGAAATAATGGAGGAATAAAAA ACATGAGTAATGCACCTCGCGATTCCGGCACCAATCCTCGTCCGATAAGTCGTCAGAAAGAAGCCTCATCTTCATGCCCTG GTACAACAGTTGTAAGGTTTTGGTTACCTTTCTTGGCTGGATTGGCATCTCAGCTTTGCGTTCACTCGATTTCCTCATCGCTGGGCAGGTGA
- the LOC116923405 gene encoding poly [ADP-ribose] polymerase 1, with protein MEDDLPFRAEYAKSGRSSCKKCKLNIAQGTLRLAVVFQSAKFDGKMTSWYHFDCFFERQRPKSAGDIEHFDQLRWEDQEKINEKIKGINDGTIAVIPSKKGKGKKDKVVEHFSDYTIEYAKSGRAACRGCLEKIAKDEIRISKKGYDTKGGMRHGHMLDMWYHVKCFKERRDELEFVDGVEKIPGYQNLTADDKKVLSKELPALPVQKRKIEDTVDGGGPSDPKKIKKEEKENEQQTEEIKKQNKIQFKYRDQLETLTKQELQAMLEYNDQQIPSGTSEILDHLSDVMTFGALLPCPECKTGQLYYRSGIGYQCSGNISGWTKCSHTTTTPERKAFKVPPELAEEYSFLKKYKYVARQRVIPALTRTVRKDTTIEVNVKKENSSNPSPTLDGLKFVVDSKVGRSKEKIEDDIKKLGGSLGSRVTEKIAAVISTKDNLKEMESKMKKASELGIHVVDVSFLDEFKKSTNESASFLITKKNIAPWDCQNIENRLGLNKSGGAKEGGSGKSTGSGKSNSGMSEKLKLKLKGGGVVDPDSGLEDKAHVLKTKDCLYSVVLGIVDIQGGRNSYYKLQVLEHDKGNKWFVFRSWGRVGTTIGDTKLTKMESKQEAIDDFVVLYEEKTGNSWRNRHNFEKQPGKLYPLDIDYGEAETAAKMTSAHSTSKLQKSVQDLICMLFDVEAMKRTLIEFELDLTKMPLGKLSKKQLEKAYGILSQAQELLDSKAVSKTKLVDVSNQFYTLIPHDFGRKTPPVLDNCEIIKSKLDMLESLMEIEVAFNLLKAGDAVKDKDPIDAHYEKLNTEIELLDNSSEEFKLIQTYAKNTHGATHTQYTLEVEEVFKVVRKGESKRFRPFSKLPNRRLLWHGSRVSNVAGILSQGLRIAPPEAPVTGYMFGKGIYFADMVSKSANYCVTSKSNPVGLMLLCDVALGKCYERKEADYIEKLKKGYQSVLGVGKTEPNPEESKMLGDVKVPLGKPVPAKVKDTSLLYNEYIVYDVAQVNIKYLVKTKFHYK; from the exons ATGGAGGACGATCTACCTTTCCGAGCAGAATATGCAAAATCGGGTCGATCGAGTTgcaaaaaatgcaaattaaATATTGCTCAAGGTACACTGCGTCTTGCAGTAGTTTTTCAG TCTGCCAAGTTTGATGGAAAAATGACTTCTTGGTAccattttgattgtttttttgaaagacAAAGACCTAAGTCTGCTGGTGACATTGAGCATTTTGATCAATTGCGTTGGgaagatcaagaaaaaatcaatgaGAAGATCAAAG GCATAAATGATGGAACCATTGCAGTGATACCTagtaaaaaagggaaagggaaaaaagacaAAGTAGTGGAACACTTCTCTGATTATACAATTGAGTATGCAAAGTCTGGGAGAGCTGCATGTCGTGGATGTTTGGAGAAGATTGCCAAG gATGAAATAAGAATATCCAAGAAAGGATATGATACGAAAGGTGGCATGAGACATGGACATATGTTAGATATGTGGTACCATGTCAAGTGTTTCAAGGAGCGACGAGATGAACTTGAATTCGTAGATGGGGTTGAAAAAATTCCTGGATACCAAAACTTGACAGCTGACGATAAAAAAGTCCTATCTAAAGAATTGCCCGCTCTCCCTGTTCA GAAACGTAAAATTGAGGATACTGTGGACGGAGGTGGGCCTTCTGATcccaaaaaaatcaaaaaagaagaaaaagaaaatgaacagcAGACTGAAGAGatcaagaaacaaaacaaaatccaatTTAAATATAGAGATCAGCTGGAAACTTTGACAAAACAGGAACTCCAAGCTATGTTAGAATACAATGATCAGCAAATTCCTTCAGGAACATCAGAA ATATTGGATCATCTATCGGATGTCATGACGTTCGGAGCTTTACTTCCGTGCCCTGAATGCAAAACCGGGCAGTTATATTATAG GAGTGGTATTGGCTACCAGTGCTCTGGAAACATCAGTGGCTGGACGAAATGTTCTCACACAACGACGACGCCAGAAAGGAAAGCATTCAAAGTTCCACCAGAACTTGCCGAAGAATATTCATTCTT GAAAAAGTACAAGTACGTTGCTAGACAGAGAGTGATTCCAGCGCTAACCCGAACAGTTCGAAAAGACACCACCATCGAGGTgaacgtgaaaaaagaaaa TTCTTCAAACCCATCGCCTACTTTGGATGGTTTGAAATTCGTCGTCGATTCGAAGGTCGGACGTTCGaaggaaaaaattgaagatGACATTAAAAAGCTGGGTGGCTCACTGGGCTCACGCGTTACGGAAAAAATAGCCGCTGTGATCTCAACAAAAG ACAATTTGAAAGAGATGGAATCTAAGATGAAGAAAGCTTCGGAACTCGGTATTCACGTTGTTGATGTGAGCTTTCTGGATGAATTTAAGAAAAGCACCAATGAGTCTGCATCTTTCCTAATCACGAAAAAGAACATTGCACCCTGGGATTGTCaaaat ATAGAGAATCGTCTCGGTTTAAACAAGTCGGGGGGAGCGAAAGAAGGTGGATCGGGAAAGTCAACAGGTTCAG GGAAGTCAAATTCGGGTATGTCGGAAAAGCTAAAACTGAAGTTGAAAGGAGGAGGCGTAGTCGATCCTGATTCCGGCTTAGAAGATAAAGCGCACGTCCTTAAAACAAAAGATTGTTTGTACAGCGTTGTACTTGGAATCGTTGATATCCAGGGAGGACGCAATTCCTATTACAAGCTACAAGTTCTTGAACATGATAAAGGAAACAA gTGGTTTGTTTTCCGTTCGTGGGGTAGGGTTGGTACTACCATCGGAGATACCAAGTTAACCAAAATGGAGAGCAAACAAGAAGCCATAGACGATTTTGTTGTATTGTACGAAGAGAAAACGGGAAATTCATGGAGAAATCGCCATAATTTCGAGAAACAGCCTGGAAAACTATATCCTCTCGATATTGATTATGGAGAA GCAgagacagcagcaaaaatgACGAGTGCCCATTCGACATCGAAGCTCCAGAAGTCTGTGCAAGACTTGATCTGCATGTTGTTTGATGTCGAAGCCATGAAACGAACATTGATAGAGTTCGAATTGGATTTAACTAAAATGCCCCTGGGCAAATTGAGTAAGAAGCAGCTCGAAAAGGCGTACGGAATCCTCAGTCAAGCACAGGAGTTGCTGGACTCGAAGGCAGTTTCGAAAACCAAATTGGTCGATGTATCGAACCAATTCTACACTCTTATTCCGCACGATTTCGGCAGGAAGACTCCACCTGTTCTTGACAATTGTGAAATTATCAAG TCCAAACTAGACATGCTTGAGAGCTTGATGGAAATTGAAGTGGCCTTCAACTTGCTGAAAGCCGGCGATGCCGTCAAGGACAAGGATCCCATTGATGCCCATTACGAGAAGCTTAACACTGAAATCGAA CTTTTGGATAATTCTTCCGAAGAATTTAAACTTATCCAAACGTATGCAAAGAACACGCATGGTGCAACTCATACTCAATATACTCTCGAAGTGGAAGAA GTGTTTAAAGTTGTGCGGAAGGGTGAATCAAAAAGATTCCGACCGTTCTCTAAATTGCCCAACCGTAGGCTATTGTGGCATGGCTCTCGTGTATCCAACGTGGCCGGCATCTTGTCGCAAGGATTGCGCATTGCCCCGCCTGAg GCTCCAGTCACAG GTTACATGTTCGGCAAAGGTATTTATTTTGCGGACATGGTTTCGAAGTCAGCCAACTATTGCGTCACCTCAAAAAGCAACCCTGTTGGTCTGATGCTTCTTTGTGACGTAGCTTTGGGcaaatg TTACGAACGCAAGGAAGCCGATTACATTGAGAAACTAAAGAAGGGATATCAAAGCGTTCTTGGAGTTGGCAAAACTGAACCTAACCCAGAAGAGTCTAAG ATGTTGGGTGACGTCAAGGTACCGCTGGGTAAGCCAGTCCCCGCGAAAGTTAAAGACACGTCGTTACTCTACAACGAGTACATCGTCTATGATGTTGCACAG GTGAACATCAAAtacctggtgaaaacaaaatttcacTACAAGTAA
- the LOC116923411 gene encoding uncharacterized protein CG1161, translating to MTTSVPVLLSFSLLFFFSFGIRDVKAQYEDVRCKCICPDTAVVNGTQSHRKLYIENVPPNKCDCTNVVLPRVGDDIKGKEKEFCPRCECKYESRNTTTIKVVVIIVIWIISLLVIYMLFLVCLDPLLNKKTTTQYQEHNNEEDESETHSQPLRASGAGVLNRVGQTTDKWKKTVQEQRRHIYDRHTILN from the exons ATGACGACTTCCGTGCCTGTGCTTCTTTCgttttcccttcttttcttcttttctttcggtatCAGAGAT GTGAAGGCCCAATATGAAGACGTAAGGTGCAAATGCATCTGTCCTGATACCGCCGTAGTCAATGGCACTCAATCACATAGAAAACTATACATTGAAAATGTACCTCCCAATAAGTGTGATTGTACCAATGTTGTGCTCCCTCGTGTAGGTGATGACATCAAAGgcaaggaaaaagaattctGTCCACGGTGTGAGTGCAAGTATGAAAGTAGAAACACAACTACaatcaag gttgttgttattattgttatcTGGATAATTTCTCTACTTGTCATATATATGCTTTTCTTGGTTTGTCTTGATCCACTTCttaataagaaaacaacaacacagtATCAAGAACACAATAATGAAGAG GATGAAAGTGAAACTCATTCCCAACCCTTAAGGGCAAGTGGAGCAGGTGTACTTAATCGTGTAGGTCAAACTACTGACAAGTGGAAGAAAACCGTTCAGGAACAACGTCGACATATTTACGATAGACACACTAttctgaattaa
- the LOC116923406 gene encoding U3 small nucleolar RNA-associated protein 18 homolog: protein MESKSPNTAIKGKKIAGKLKLKTKICPPKKKEKVRSVGQKTKKTVSKITKGKKQQPKNGPKEFQLDLGVLDGYDLPEIKDEEDVQLSKPKRFKNSRPEVLGVDYREMEEKRLEELLFGELLKKIDVDPQAIKSENNKSHTVTKSKKKGKGKLGKQSLTKGPGEEEGSLPQDVYGNNLGISSVAGRKAAWVDEDDEALKCKSVQSMKEKGVSDTIYKKVLEQRFASIHGQITPKWAQLVKKDDKKTKYGSGDEVEDRDLTKTAVDLLMKDSVSLPQEILNFLWMSDVNKETRSEGVLIKSVEFHKKQNVALVAGNSGVLSLFEIGGSSNAKIQSITFKQFPIHMAHFSPSGEEVIASSNATGNIQAYNLLNGRSVIIPHNKQMDKGSYKNFVLSPDGKLIAYQGQFGYIHLMSARSKEWITSLKMNGEVNALTFNPDGTRLYSHGEHGEVYVWDMNARTCVHKFVDDGCITGTALAMSPTQQYLACGSSSGVVNLYNTSNLENNSLPKPDKVILNLVTRISGINFHPSSELVSIFSDAKENAVRLAHFPSMTVFKNFPVQKKESYRVTTMDFSPSGGYMAAGFNNGSAHLYRLNHYDQY from the exons ATGGAAAGCAAAAGCCCTAATACCGCCATAAAGGGCAAGAAAATTGCTGGAAAGCTGAAATTGAAAACTAAAATTTGTcctccaaagaaaaaagaaaaagtgcgTAGTGTGGgacaaaaaactaaaaaaactgTATCGAAAATAACTAAAGGAAAGAAGCAACAGCCAAAAAATGGACCTAAAGAATTTCAATTGGATCTTGGAGTTCTAGATGGGTATGATTTGCCAGAAATtaaagatgaagaagatgtgCAACTGTCAAAACCAAAGAGATTCAAGAATTCACGTCCTGAAGTGCTAGGTGTGGATTACagagaaatggaagaaaagagACTAGAAGAGTTACTCTTTGGTGagctactaaaaaaaattgatgtaGATCCACAGGCTATTAAAagtgaaaataacaaaagtCACACAgtcacaaaatcaaaaaagaaaggtaaaGGAAAGTTAGGGAAACAATCCTTAACTAAAGGACCTGGTGAAGAAGAAGGTTCACTTCCACAAGATGTTTATGGTAACAATTTAGGTATTAGTTCAGTAGCAGGAAGAAAAGCAGCATGGGTtgatgaagatgatgaagctttgaa GTGTAAAAGTGTCCAATCTATGAAAGAAAAGGGTGTATCAGACACAATTTACAAAAAGGTTTTGGAGCAAAGGTTTGCATCTATTCATGGTCAAATAACACCTAAGTGGGCCCAGTTGGTGAAAAAAGatgacaaaaaaacaaaatatggcAGTGGTGATGAAGTTGAGGATAGAGACTTAACAAAA ACTGCTGTGGATCTTCTTATGAAAGATTCAGTGTCATTGcctcaagaaatactaaacTTTTTATGGATGTCAGATGTCAATAAAGAAACTAGGTCAGAAGGAGTTCTTATCAAATCTGTAGAGTTTCataagaaacaaaatgttgcTCTTGTAGCAGGAAATTCTGGAGTTCTCAGCCTGTTCGAG ATTGGTGGTTCATCCAATGCCAAAATTCAGTCCATCACCTTTAAACAGTTTCCCATACACATGGCTCACTTCTCGCCAAGTGGCGAAGAAGTCATAGCTTCTTCTAACGCAACTGGCAATATTCAAGCATATAACTTGCTAAACGGAAGAAGCGTTATCATCCCTCACAACAAACAAATGGACAAAGGATCTTACAAA AACTTCGTTCTTTCACCCGATGGAAAGCTTATAGCTTATCAAGGCCAATTTGGATACATCCATTTAATGAGTGCGCGTTCGAAGGAATGGATAACTTCTTTGAAAATGAACGGAGAAGTGAACGCGTTGACTTTTAATCCGGATGGCACTAGACTATATAGTCACGGAG AGCACGGTGAAGTTTATGTTTGGGACATGAACGCCAGAACTTGCGTTCATAAGTTTGTAGATGACGGTTGCATTACAGGAACAGCTCTCGCCATGTCTCCTACTCAGCAATATCTGGCTTGTGGCTCATCTTCTGGAGTTGTTAACTTGTACAATACTAGCAATTTAGAAAATAATTCTCTACCGAAGCCAGATAAAG TCATTCTCAATTTGGTGACGAGAATTTCTGGCATTAACTTTCATCCAAGTTCTGAACTTGTATCAATATTTTCCGACGCTAAAGAAAATGCCGTCCGGCTGGCGCACTTCCCATCCATGACTGTGTTCAAGAATTTTCCTGTACAGAAAAAGGAATCTTACCGCGTCACCACAATGGATTTCTCTCCTAGCGGTGGTTATATGGCTGCGGGGTTCAACAACGGATCCGCTCATCTTTATCGATTGAATCATTATGATCAATATTAA